TCAGTTGGTTGCTCATAGTGTACAGCTAAATCAATCGCTGTATCCGCTACACGGATAGTATGCTCATACCTTGCTAACTTTAAATGTGATTTTACTATTTGTAAACTTTCAGTTCGATTCATACAAATGGAACTCCTTTATCACGCGTAGTACGCTTGGGGTCACTAAATATTTAATTGATTGTTCCTTTTTTATCCTTTTACGAATCATTGTGGATGATATATCCATTATCGGGATATCTAATCCAATGACTGGATAATCTGTTTTTAAAACATAATCTGGTCGTTTCACACCAACAAATTGAATTAATCCTATTAACTCATCAATACGATACCATTTCGGTAAATATTCCACCATATCCGCGCCAATAATAAAATAAAACGTAATGTCTGGATGTTTTTCATTTAATAACATTATGGTATCAAATGTGTACGATTTACCTAAACGATCAACTTCAATTGTGTGCAGAAGAAAATGATCGTTATCTGCAATTGCTACTTCTAGCATATTAATTCTTTGTGTTACAGTTGTCGTTGTCTTCGCTTTATGTGGTGGTTCATAGGAAGGAATAAACCAAATTTCATCCAGCCCTAACTGTGTATAAGCTTCTTCAGCTATCATCAAATGTCCGATATGTGGCGGATCAAATGTTCCTCCTAATAGGCCTACTTTTTTCATTTTGTTCTCCTTATGGAAGCTCGATCTGTTTATTTTCTACTGACTCTTTATATAACACAATATTGTTTCCGATTACTTGTACAAGTTCTGCTTCTGTACCTTGCACCAATTGATCAGCAACAACATCTTTATCTTCAGCACAATTCTGCAGCACACTTACTTTGATTAACTCTCTTTTTTCTAGTGCTTCATTTACTTGTACAATCATGTTCTCATTAACACCTGTTTTTCCTACTTGGAAAATCGGTCGTAATGGATTCGCTTTTGCTCGTAATGAGCGTTTTTGTTTACCTGTTAACATAGTTATTCATTCCCTTTTAAAATGTCTTCTAGCCCTGATAGTAGTGGCTCAATCGTTACTTCTTTTCCACTCCATAATTGAAAGGCTAATTTTGCCTGATATAACAGCATCATATGCCCTTGATGGATAGAAGCACCCTTATGCTGTGCCTCTAAAAGAAATTGTGTCATTAATGGTTGATAGACAATATCACTAACAACTGTATCGTTATTAACATACTCTAATGAAATAATTTGTTCTTGTGTAACTGGTTTCATTCCAACTGATGTTGTTTGAATAATTAAATCGTAATCCTGAACATGTTTCTCAGCTTCTTGAAAACTTAAAGCACGTGAGTTTACTTTATCCGTTCTATTCAAAGGAAGCAAGTCTGTCGCTTTTTTCAACGTGCGATTGGCAATGTCCACTGTCTCAAATGATGCACCACACAAAGCGTAAAATATACCTCTAGCAGCACCACCCGCCCCTAATACGAGTAC
The nucleotide sequence above comes from Paraliobacillus zengyii. Encoded proteins:
- the yhbY gene encoding ribosome assembly RNA-binding protein YhbY, with protein sequence MLTGKQKRSLRAKANPLRPIFQVGKTGVNENMIVQVNEALEKRELIKVSVLQNCAEDKDVVADQLVQGTEAELVQVIGNNIVLYKESVENKQIELP
- a CDS encoding nicotinate-nucleotide adenylyltransferase — its product is MKKVGLLGGTFDPPHIGHLMIAEEAYTQLGLDEIWFIPSYEPPHKAKTTTTVTQRINMLEVAIADNDHFLLHTIEVDRLGKSYTFDTIMLLNEKHPDITFYFIIGADMVEYLPKWYRIDELIGLIQFVGVKRPDYVLKTDYPVIGLDIPIMDISSTMIRKRIKKEQSIKYLVTPSVLRVIKEFHLYESN
- the aroE gene encoding shikimate dehydrogenase, encoding MKLGLIGYPIKHSLSPWIHQQFLQQIDRDGTYLLYETERENFRETVEKLKEDKLDGFNVTVPYKQSIMKYLDEVDTYAALIGAVNTVVFKNGKWVGYNTDGAGYLTAMQSQFPMLFSGDKRVLVLGAGGAARGIFYALCGASFETVDIANRTLKKATDLLPLNRTDKVNSRALSFQEAEKHVQDYDLIIQTTSVGMKPVTQEQIISLEYVNNDTVVSDIVYQPLMTQFLLEAQHKGASIHQGHMMLLYQAKLAFQLWSGKEVTIEPLLSGLEDILKGNE